A single region of the Neisseriaceae bacterium genome encodes:
- a CDS encoding cell division/cell wall cluster transcriptional repressor MraZ encodes MFNGVQELSIDHKGRLAIPAKFRESLLKFMPAAVLCTTLKDRTHLLLYPEPNWVGVRDQLMNLPTTGNRILQQFQQLVLGNMEKLEPDAAGRILIPSRLRSLVEFSQEKEVVMVGRADRLEVWGKARWDQETKAILDMDPETLEAELSRTDLRI; translated from the coding sequence ATGTTTAATGGTGTACAAGAACTCTCGATAGATCACAAAGGTCGTTTGGCTATTCCAGCCAAGTTCAGAGAGAGTTTATTAAAATTTATGCCAGCTGCTGTATTGTGTACCACTTTGAAAGATAGAACTCATTTATTGCTGTACCCTGAGCCTAATTGGGTTGGTGTTCGTGACCAATTAATGAATTTGCCTACAACAGGTAACCGAATTTTACAGCAATTCCAACAACTGGTTTTGGGCAATATGGAAAAATTAGAACCAGATGCAGCAGGTAGGATTCTGATTCCCTCAAGGTTAAGATCTTTGGTTGAGTTCAGCCAAGAAAAAGAGGTGGTTATGGTCGGGCGTGCCGATCGTTTAGAAGTTTGGGGTAAGGCACGTTGGGATCAAGAAACCAAAGCTATTTTGGATATGGATCCAGAAACCTTGGAAGCAGAATTAAGTCGGACAGATCTACGGATTTAA
- the rsmH gene encoding 16S rRNA (cytosine(1402)-N(4))-methyltransferase RsmH has translation MEHTTVLLNEAVSALDIKTDGVYVDATFGRGGHSRKILEHLGQEGILVVFDKDPEAIKIAEQLALDDKRVLVVHSGFKNLVYELQRLNIKKINGILFDFGLSTPQLDQAERGFSFRFEAPLDMRMDNSQGITAKEWLNQVSEQELAQVIKVYGEERFYRKVAREIVSYRENKEIETTKELADLISRTIKVRHKGQHPATRTFQAIRIKINQELEEIKIVLPDLLNVLDSGGRLVSIAFHSLEDRIIKQFIKKNSSPEYHPKWVMIKDNGRQEMPLRIVGKPIKPSNEEVSHNYRSRSAIMRVAVHAGGVSDD, from the coding sequence ATGGAGCATACCACTGTTTTACTTAATGAAGCAGTTAGTGCTTTGGACATAAAAACCGATGGTGTTTATGTGGATGCAACTTTTGGTAGGGGTGGTCATTCAAGAAAAATACTGGAGCATTTAGGTCAAGAAGGTATTCTGGTTGTTTTTGATAAAGATCCGGAAGCAATAAAAATAGCAGAACAATTAGCTTTGGATGATAAGAGAGTGTTAGTGGTTCATAGTGGATTTAAAAATCTTGTCTATGAGTTACAACGTTTGAATATAAAAAAAATTAATGGAATTTTGTTTGATTTTGGGCTATCGACACCACAACTTGATCAGGCTGAGAGAGGATTTAGTTTTAGATTTGAAGCGCCTCTTGATATGAGAATGGATAATTCTCAAGGCATTACGGCAAAAGAGTGGTTAAACCAAGTCAGTGAGCAAGAGTTAGCACAGGTGATCAAAGTTTATGGGGAGGAAAGATTTTATAGAAAAGTAGCTCGAGAGATTGTCTCTTATAGAGAGAATAAAGAGATAGAGACAACAAAAGAGCTGGCTGATTTGATTAGTAGGACGATCAAAGTCAGACACAAGGGACAACATCCTGCAACCAGAACATTTCAGGCAATACGCATAAAAATTAATCAAGAATTAGAAGAAATAAAAATAGTATTACCTGATCTTTTAAATGTATTAGATAGCGGAGGAAGACTGGTGTCGATTGCCTTCCATTCATTAGAGGACAGAATTATTAAACAATTTATAAAAAAAAATTCAAGTCCTGAATATCATCCTAAGTGGGTCATGATTAAAGACAATGGAAGGCAAGAAATGCCATTGAGAATTGTAGGCAAGCCTATAAAACCGTCGAATGAGGAAGTTAGCCATAATTATCGTTCTCGTTCGGCCATTATGAGAGTGGCGGTACATGCAGGGGGTGTTTCCGATGACTAA
- the ftsL gene encoding cell division protein FtsL, producing MQGVFPMTKTSVFLNFFLLVVVFVSAMILVSMRSQTKGYFDRAENERHLAHNLEEEYRIMQLERAQLTNITRIKQKASKIGMVLPNYDTKRVLKAGY from the coding sequence ATGCAGGGGGTGTTTCCGATGACTAAAACAAGTGTCTTTTTAAATTTTTTTTTGTTAGTGGTAGTCTTCGTTTCAGCGATGATATTGGTGTCTATGAGAAGTCAAACGAAGGGTTATTTTGATCGAGCAGAGAATGAAAGGCATTTAGCACATAATTTAGAAGAAGAATACCGCATTATGCAGTTGGAAAGAGCACAATTAACCAATATTACAAGAATTAAACAAAAAGCATCTAAAATCGGTATGGTACTACCAAATTATGATACAAAACGAGTGTTAAAAGCTGGATATTAA